AAGGTGCAGACCCTGGCGTACGGTTCGTGGCCCTCGCCGATCGACGCGGCGCTCGCCGCCGCGCACGACGGACACCCCGAGTCCGTCGGCTTCGTCGGCGACGAGGCGTGGTGGACCGAGCCGCGCCCCACCGAGGGCGGCCGGCGCACCCTCGTACGGCGCACGGCCGACGGCACGGAGGAGTCGGTGCTGCCGGCCCCGTGGAACGTACGCAGCCGGGTCATGGAGTACGGCGGCCAGGCCTGGGCCGGCCTCGTGCGGGACACCGGCCCCCTCGTGGTCTTCGTGAACTTCGCCGACCAGCGCCTCTACCGGTACGAACCCGGTGGCGAGCCCCGGCCCCTCACCCCCGTGTCGCCGGTGGGCGGCGGACTGCGCTGGGTGGATCCCCGGCCGCACCCGGAGCGCGACGAGGTGTGGTGCGTCCTGGAGGAGTTCACCGGGGAGGGGCCCACCGACGTCCGCCGGGTCGTCGCCGCCGTCCCGCTGGACGGCTCGGCCGCCGAGGACCGCGCCGCCGTACGGGAACTCACCGACGACGGCCACCGGTTCGTCACCGGCCCCCGGCTCTCACCGGACGGCCGCCGCGCCGCCTGGCTGGCCTGGGACCATCCGCGGATGCCCTGGGACGGCACGGAGCTGCTGGTCGCCGAGGTGACCGGGGACGGTCTGCTGGGCGAGCCCCGGACCGTCGCGGGCGGCCCGGAGGAGTCCGTGGCCCAGGCCGAGTGGGCCGCCGACGGCACCCTCGTCCTCTCCAGCGACACCACCGGCTACTGGAACCTCTACCGCCTCCACCCCGACAGCGGCGAGCGCACGGCCCTGTGCGCCCGGGAGGAGGAGTTCGGCGGGCCGCTGTGGAAGGTCGGCTCACGCTGGTTCGCGCTGCTCGACGATGGGCTCGCCGCCGTGGTGCACGGCCGGGGCGCCACCGCGCTCGGCATCCTCGACCTGGACACCGGTCAGGTCGTCGACGCGGCCGGACCCTGGACCGAGTTCGCCCCCTCCCTCGCCGCGCGCGGCGGCCGGGTCATCGGCATCGGGGCCAGCCCCCGCAGCGCCTACGAGGTGGTCGAGCTGGACGCCGCGACCGGCGAGGCCCGGGTGATCGGGGCCGCGCACGACGACCCGGTGGACCCCGCCCACTACCCCGAACCGCAGATCCGCAGCTTCCTCGGCCCCGCCGGACGCGAGATCCACGCCCACATCTACCCGCCGCACCACCCCGGCTGCGTCGCCTTCAGCACCGAGCTGCCGCCGTACGTCGTCTGGGCGCACGGCGGACCGACCGGCCGCGCGCCCCTCGTCCTCGACCTGGCGATCGCCTACTTCACCTCACGCGGCATCGGGGTCGCCGAGGTCAACTACGGGGGGTCCACCGGATACGGACGGGAGTACCGCAACCGGCTGCGCGAGCAGTGGGGCGTCGTCGACGTCGAGGACTGCGCGGCGGTCGCGCTGGCCCTCGCCGACGAGGGCACCGCCGACCGGACCAGACTCGCCATCAGGGGCGGCAGCGCGGGCGGCTGGACCGCCGCCGTGTCCCTCACCACGACCGACGTCTACGCCTGCGGAACGATCCTGTACCCGATCCTCGACCTCACGAACTGGGGGTCGGGGGACACCCATGACTTCGAGTCCCAGTATCTGGAGAGCCTGGTCGGGCCCCTGGCCGAGGAACCGATGAGATATGTGGAGCGCTCGCCCACCGAGCACGCCGACCGGATCACCGCGCCCTTCCTGCTGCTCCAGGGCCTCGACGACGTGATCTGCCCGCCCGCGCAGTGCGAGCGGTTCCTGGCCCGGCTGGAGGACCGGCGGGTGCCGCACGCGTACCTCGCCTTCGAGGGGGAGGGGCACGGCTTCCGGCGGGCGGAGACGATGATCCGGGTCCTGGAGGCGGAGCTGTCGCTGTACGCGCAGGTCTTCGGGTTGAATCCTCCGGGAATCCCGACATTGGAGCTCGACAAGTGACACCAGCGACATCACCGGCATCAAAGGCATCAGCCGCACCACCGGCACCACTGGCATCGGTGACGCCGCTGACCAGACCGGCCCGTCTCGCCCCCGGTGACCGCGTGGCCGTCGTCGCGCCCAGCGGGCCGGTGGTCGAGGAGCGGCTCAGCGCCGGGCTGGACATCCTGCGCGGCTGGGACCTGGACCCCGTCGTCGCACCGCACACACTGGACCGGCACCCCGACTTCCCCTACCTCGCGGGGACGGACGCCGACCGGGCCGCCGACTTCCAGGCCGCCTGGTGCGACCCGTCCGTGTCCGCCGTGCTCTGCGCGCGCGGCGGGTACGGCGTCCAGCGCATGGTCGACCTGCTGGACTGGGACGCGATCCGGGCGGCGGGCCCCAAGACGCTCGTCGGCTTCAGCGACATCACCGCCCTGCACGAGGCGTTCGCCACCCGGGCCGGGCTGGTCACCCTGCACGGCCCGATGGCCGCGGGCCTCGACTTCATCAAGAACGCCCGGGCCCAGGACCATCTGCGGGCCACCCTGTTCGCCCCCGAGACGGTCCGCACGATCCGGGCCGCCGAAGGAAGCACCACCCTGATACCGGGCCGCGCCCGGGGCGTCCTCCTCGGCGGCTGCCTCTGCCTGCTCGCCGCCGAACTGGGCAACCCCCATGCCCGCCCCTCGGCCCGGGGCGCCCTCCTGTGCCTGGAGGACGTCGGCGAGGAGACCTACCGCCTCGACCGCTATCTCACCCAGCTGCTGCGCGCGGGCTGGTTCGACGGCGTCGCCGGTGTCGTCCTCGGCTCCTGGGCCGAGTGCGACCCGTACGACAAGGTGCGGGCGCTGCTGGTGGACCGGATCGGCGGGATCGGGGTGCCGGTGGTGGAGGAGTTCGGGTTCGGGCACGGGGACGGGGCACTGACGATCCCGTTCGGGGTGACGGCGGAGCTGGACACCGCCGCGGGCACGCTGACCCTGGACGAGCCGGCGCTGATCTGACGGCCTCGCCGGGCGGGTACCGACGGCTCGCGTCATCCTGGAGGTATGAGCCCGAAGACACAGGAACGGGTCGGGACGCACGGACGGAAGCGATGGGGCGACCTGCTGACCCCCGGCAGGGTCGTCGTGGGGCTGCTCGCGATCCTCGCGCTCGTCTTCGTCTTCCAGAACACCCAGAGCACGGACATCCAACTGCTGGTCTCCGAGGTCACCATGCCCCTGTGGCTGGCCCTGCTGGGGACGGGCCTGGTCGGGGCGGTGTGCGGGGCGTACGTGATGAGACGCCGCAGGTGACGTCCGTGGCCGGGTGACATCTGCGCCGACCCGGTGCGACGGCGTACCGTGGCGGGGTGTCCGAGAACGTGCGTCCCCTCGCCGAAGGCCCTCGTGTCGCGATACGGCACATCACCGCCGCCGACGGGGCCGAGTTCACCGCGCGGGCGCGGGAGAGCAAGGCCCTGCACCAGCCGTGGCTGTTCCCGCCGACCACCGCCACCGCGTACAGCGCCTACGCGAGGCGGCTCATCGAGGACCCGACGAAGGCCGGGTTCCTGGTGTGCGAGCCGGACGGCGGAGGGATCGCCGGGTTCATCAACATCAACAACATCGTGGAGGGCGGCTTCCAGTGCGGCGCCCTCGGATACGGGGCCTTCGCGCACGCCGCCGGGCGGGGACTGATGACGGAGGGGATCGGGCTGGTCGTCGCGTACGCGTTCGCCTCCATGGGACTGCACCGGCTGGAGATCAACGTGCAGCCCGGGAACGCCGCGTCCATCGCCCTCGCCCGGCGCTGCGGGTTCCGGCTGGAGGGGTTCTCGCCGGACTTCCTGTTCATCGACGGGGCGTGGCGGGACCACGAGCGGTGGGCCCTCACCTCGGAGATGGAGCGCCCCGACCCGGGGACGGGCCGCCACCCGGAATGATCCATTCCCGTCCCGGTGGGCGGTCGGCTCCCGCAGGATGGGGCCATGCGCAGCATCGTCGTCGTGGACGCCCCCTCGAACCTCGGCCTCAGGCCGCCCGCCCCCGGAACCGTGCCCGGCTGCTACAAACTGGCCGGTGCCCTGCGGGAACAGGGCATCGTGCGGCGGCTTCGTGCGCTGGAGGGCGGGGTGGTGGTCCCGCCCCGCTACGACCGCGGGGACTGGCAGGAGGGCGACGGCGTCTTCAACGCCGCCGCGCTCGCCGCGTACACCCGCCGGCTCGCCGACCGGATCGAACGGCATGTCCGGGCCGGTGAGCTGCCCGTCGTCCTCGGCGGGGACTGCTCGATCCAGCTCGGCGCCTCGCTCGCGCTGCGGCGGACCGGGCGGTACGGACTGGTCGCGATCGACGCCTCCGCCGACTTCCGGCACCCCGGGAACTCCGACGCGGTCGGCGCGGCCGGCGGTGAGGAGCTGGCGCTCGCCACCGGACGCGGACAGCCGGACCTGACCGATCTGGAGGGCCTTCGCCCCTATCTGCGCGACGAGGACATCCGGCTCTTCGGCATCCGGGACGAGTTCGAGGACGACCGGAGCGAGCTGGCCGCGCTGAAGATCCCGGTCGTGACGGTCGGCGACCTGCGCACCTGGGGTGCGGACGATCTCGCCCGGGCCACCGCGCAGAGCTTCGAGACACCCGAACTCGGCGGATTCTGGGTGCACCTGGACGCCGACGTCCTCGATCCGTCCGTCATGCCCGCCGTCGACAGCCCCGACCCCGACGGGCTCCTCCCCGACGAACTCACCGCGCTGCTCGGCCCGTTGGTCCGCTCGCCGCACTGCGTCGGCCTCAACATCACCATCTACGACCCCGATCTGGACCCCGACGGCACGGCGGGCGCGCTGCTCACGGACCTCGTCGTGGCCGCGTTCGGCCGGTGACGCTCACCCGGCCGACCGGCGGTCCGCGTACTCGTAGACCGAGCCGTCGGGGTGGACCGCGATGAGATTGCGGCCGACGGGGGTGGGGATCGGACCGGCCAGGACCTGGGCGCCGGAGGCGGTGAGGAGCTGGTGGGCCTCGTCGACGTTCTCGACCGCGAGGGTGGCGGTGACCTTCCGCAGCACCTCCAGCTCCGACTCCGGGCCGCTCATCAGCAGAAAGCAGCCGACGGCGGCGACCTGGACACCACCGCGCTCGAAACGCATCGCCGGTCCGCCCGAGAGTCTCTCGTAGAACGGGACCGCGGCTTCCAGGTCGTCGACGCAGATGCGGAGCGTGGTACCGAGAATCTCCATGAGGGAGAGCCTAGTTGGGCCGGCCGGGGAGGGAGATCGTTCCGGGACGTTTCCCGGAGACGGCGCGGGCGCGCGCCGCGTTACGCGGGCACCGGCAAGGGTACTCGGGCGCCATGGACCGCTTGGATCACCTGGAACATCTGGACAAGCACCTGGCCGACGAACTGGCGCAGGTGGCGCGCGAGACCATCCGCGACGAGCTGCGGCAGCAGACCCGCAAGCAGCGCCGCAGGGCCGCGCTCTACGCCGCGTCCGGCGCGCTCGCCCTGTACGCGGGTGCCGCCCTGGCGCTGGCCCTCGGTCTGGCGCTCGCACTGGCGCTGCCCGACTGGGCCGCCGCCCTGATCACGGCCGTCGTGCTCGGCGTGGCGGCGTATCTGCTGAGGGGCGCCGCGCGGCCCTCGGCGTCCCGGCCGACGGCCGAGCACGAGGCAGGACTCGCGGCGGGCCGTGACCGGGTGCCCGGTGGTACGGCGCCGGGGACGCCCCCGGGCGGGACGGGACCGGCCGGCTATCCGCCGGTGCCGCCCGTGGCCCCCGGTGGTGCGGCCGGCGCGCCCCCGCCGGCCGGCGTCGACCCCCGTCAGCCGCCCCACGAGCCGCCCCTCGGCCGGTGAGCGGAGGGCTCACCCCACGCGGCGGGGCCGGGAGGCGGGTGCCTGTCGGCCCCGCCGCGGTCGTGCGGGTGGGTGCCCGGCCGCCGCGGGGAGATCCCCGGACGTTCCGGTGATCCGGCGGCCGACCGGTTTGGGCGTCCTGCCCAGGGGGACGCGGAAGGCCCGTACGTTCACCGACCGTATGCGCGACCCCGCCGGAGGCGAACCGTGAGTCGACCCCGCATCGTGATCGTCGGTGCCGGCTTCGCCGGCTACCGGACGGCCCGCACCCTCGCGCGGCTGACCCGGGGCAAGGCCGACATCACCCTGCTCAACCCGACCGACTACTTCCTGTATCTGCCCCTGCTGCCCCAGGTCGCCGCCGGCATCCTGGAGCCGCGCCGGGTCACCGTCTCCCTCACCGGCACCCTGCGGCAGGTGCGGCTGGTGCTCGGCGAGGCCGACGACATCGACCTCGACGCGCGGACCGTGCGCTACACCGACCCCGAGGGCGGGGTCGGCACCCTGACCTACGACCGGCTGGTGCTCGCCGCCGGGAGCGTCAACAAACTGCTGCCCATTCCGGGGGTCGCCGAGCACGCCCACGGCTTCCGGGGGCTGCCGGAGGCGCTGTACCTCAGGGACCACGTGACCCGGCAGGTGGAGCTGGCCGCCGGCGCCGAGGACGCCAAGAGCTGCGACGCCCGCTGCACCTTCGTGGTGGTCGGCGCCGGGTACACCGGCACCGAGGTCGCCGCGCAGGGCCAGATGCTCACCGACGCGCTGGTACGCAAACAGCCGCTGCGGGACGGCGTACGGCCGCGCTGGCTGCTGCTCGACCTCGCGGAGCGGGTCCTGCCCGAGATGGACGAGAAGCTGTCGCGGACCGCCGACAAGGTGCTGCGGCAGCGCGGCGTCGACGTACGGACGGGGACCTCCGTGAAGGAGGCGACACCGGACGGAGTGCTGCTGAGCGACGGGGAGTTCGTCGACACCCGCACGCTGGTGTGGTGCGTGGGCGTACGGCCCGATCCGCTCGCCGAGTCGCTGGGGCTGCCGATGGAACGCGGCCGGCTGCTCGTCGAGCCCACGCTGCAGGTGCCGGGCCGGCCCGAGGTGTTCGCCTGCGGGGACGCGGCGGCCGTACCCGATCTGACCAAGCCGGGGAAGTACACCCCGATGACCGCGCAGCACGCCTGGCGGCAGGGCAAGGTGGCCGCGTACAACGTCGCCGCCTCCCTCGGCCGCGGCGAGCCCCGGCCCTACCGGCACAGCGACCTCGGTTTCGTCGTGGACCTCGGCGGGGTCAAGGCCGCCGCCAACCCCCTCGGCGTACCGCTGTCCGGCCTCGCCGCCGGTGCCGTCACCCGCGGCTACCATCTCGCCGCCATGCCCGGCAACCGCGTCCGGGTCGCCGCCGACTGGCTCCTGGACGCCGTACTGCCGCGCCAGGGAGTCCAGTTGGGCCTGGTCCGGTCCTGGGCCGTTCCCCTGGACACGGCCTCCCCCGAACTGACCAAGCGACCGGGCAGGACGAAGCCGGCGGAGGCCGCGAAGAAGGAGCCGGCGGGGACCGTGAAGAAGGAGACGACGGAGACCGCGAAAAGGACGAAGCCGGGCAGCGCGAAGCCGGGCAGGACGAAGCCGGCGAAGGCCACCCCCCAGAAGCCCGCCAAGGGTTCGGAAGGAGCGTCATGAACAGCCGTCAACTCACCGAGCTGGCACAGCAGTTGAGGGTGGACAGTGTGCGGGCGTCGGACGCCGCGGGCTCGGGGCACCCGACGTCGTCCATGTCGGCCGCCGAGCTGATGGCGGTCCTGCTCGCGGGGCATCTGCGCTATGACTTCGAACGTCCCCAGCACCCCGGCAACGACCGCTTCGTCCTGTCCAAGGGCCATGCCTCGCCCCTGCTGTACTCGGCGTACAAGGCGGCCGGCGCGATCAGCGAGAGCGAGCTGATGACGTTCCGGAAGCTGGGCAGCCGACTCGAAGGGCACCCCACGCCCCGCAGGCTGCCCTGGGTGGAGACGGCCACCGGCTCGCTCGGCCAGGGCCTGCCCGTCGGCGTCGGCATCGCGCTGGCCGGGAAGCGGCTGGACCGCACCGGCTACCGGGTGTGGGTGCTGTGCGGGGACAGCGAACTCGCCGAGGGCTCGGTGTGGGAGGCCGCCGAGCACGCCGCGTACGAGCATCTGGACAATCTGACGGCGATCGTCGACGTCAACCGGCTCGGGCAGCGCGGCCCCACCCGGCACGGCCACGACCTGGACGCCTACGCCCGCCGCTTCGCCGCCTTCGGCTGGCACATCGTCGAGATCGACGGCCATGACGTGGACGCCGTCGACCGCGCGTACGGCGAGGCCGCGTCCACCAAGGGCCAGCCCACCGTGATCCTCGCCCGCACCCTCAAGGGCAAGGGCGTCGAGGCGGTCCAGGACCGCGAGGGGCTGCACGGCAAGCCGCTCAAGGACGCCGACGAGGCGATCGCGGAACTCGGCGGCGTACGCGACCTCCGTGTCGAGGTCCCCGAGCCGCCCGCCGCCCGGATGCTGCACGCCGTACGCACCGGGCATCTGGAGCTGCCGCGCTACGAGACCGGTGACGAGGTCGCCACCCGGAACGCCTTCGGGCAGGCCCTCACCGCGCTCGGCACCGCGCGCGGCGACGTCGTCGCCCTGGACGGCGAGGTCGGCGACTCCACCCGCGCCGAGTTCTTCGCCAAGGAACACCCCGAGCGGTACTTCGAGTGCTACATCGCCGAACAGCAGCTGGTGGCCGCCGCCGTGGGGCTCGCGGCGCGCGGCTGGGTGCCGTACGCCTCCACGTTCGCGGCGTTCCTCACCCGCGCCCACGATTTCATCCGCATGGCGTCGGTCAGCGGGGCCGGGATCAACCTCGTCGGCTCGCACGCCGGCTGCGCCATCGGCCAGGACGGGCCCTCCCAGATGGGCCTGGAGGACCTGGCGATGATGCGTTCGGTGCACGGCTCGACCGTGCTGTACCCGTGCGACGCCAACCAGACCGCCAAGCTCGTCGGCGCGATGGCCGGCCTAGAAGGCGTCCGCTATCTGCGCACGTCCCGAGGCGAGTCCCCCGTCCTCTACAGCCCGACCGAGGAGTTCCCGGTCGGCGGCA
The sequence above is drawn from the Streptomyces griseiscabiei genome and encodes:
- a CDS encoding LpqB family beta-propeller domain-containing protein, with product MGDKVQTLAYGSWPSPIDAALAAAHDGHPESVGFVGDEAWWTEPRPTEGGRRTLVRRTADGTEESVLPAPWNVRSRVMEYGGQAWAGLVRDTGPLVVFVNFADQRLYRYEPGGEPRPLTPVSPVGGGLRWVDPRPHPERDEVWCVLEEFTGEGPTDVRRVVAAVPLDGSAAEDRAAVRELTDDGHRFVTGPRLSPDGRRAAWLAWDHPRMPWDGTELLVAEVTGDGLLGEPRTVAGGPEESVAQAEWAADGTLVLSSDTTGYWNLYRLHPDSGERTALCAREEEFGGPLWKVGSRWFALLDDGLAAVVHGRGATALGILDLDTGQVVDAAGPWTEFAPSLAARGGRVIGIGASPRSAYEVVELDAATGEARVIGAAHDDPVDPAHYPEPQIRSFLGPAGREIHAHIYPPHHPGCVAFSTELPPYVVWAHGGPTGRAPLVLDLAIAYFTSRGIGVAEVNYGGSTGYGREYRNRLREQWGVVDVEDCAAVALALADEGTADRTRLAIRGGSAGGWTAAVSLTTTDVYACGTILYPILDLTNWGSGDTHDFESQYLESLVGPLAEEPMRYVERSPTEHADRITAPFLLLQGLDDVICPPAQCERFLARLEDRRVPHAYLAFEGEGHGFRRAETMIRVLEAELSLYAQVFGLNPPGIPTLELDK
- a CDS encoding S66 peptidase family protein, whose amino-acid sequence is MTPLTRPARLAPGDRVAVVAPSGPVVEERLSAGLDILRGWDLDPVVAPHTLDRHPDFPYLAGTDADRAADFQAAWCDPSVSAVLCARGGYGVQRMVDLLDWDAIRAAGPKTLVGFSDITALHEAFATRAGLVTLHGPMAAGLDFIKNARAQDHLRATLFAPETVRTIRAAEGSTTLIPGRARGVLLGGCLCLLAAELGNPHARPSARGALLCLEDVGEETYRLDRYLTQLLRAGWFDGVAGVVLGSWAECDPYDKVRALLVDRIGGIGVPVVEEFGFGHGDGALTIPFGVTAELDTAAGTLTLDEPALI
- a CDS encoding lipopolysaccharide assembly protein LapA domain-containing protein; protein product: MSPKTQERVGTHGRKRWGDLLTPGRVVVGLLAILALVFVFQNTQSTDIQLLVSEVTMPLWLALLGTGLVGAVCGAYVMRRRR
- a CDS encoding GNAT family N-acetyltransferase, which codes for MSENVRPLAEGPRVAIRHITAADGAEFTARARESKALHQPWLFPPTTATAYSAYARRLIEDPTKAGFLVCEPDGGGIAGFININNIVEGGFQCGALGYGAFAHAAGRGLMTEGIGLVVAYAFASMGLHRLEINVQPGNAASIALARRCGFRLEGFSPDFLFIDGAWRDHERWALTSEMERPDPGTGRHPE
- a CDS encoding arginase family protein codes for the protein MRSIVVVDAPSNLGLRPPAPGTVPGCYKLAGALREQGIVRRLRALEGGVVVPPRYDRGDWQEGDGVFNAAALAAYTRRLADRIERHVRAGELPVVLGGDCSIQLGASLALRRTGRYGLVAIDASADFRHPGNSDAVGAAGGEELALATGRGQPDLTDLEGLRPYLRDEDIRLFGIRDEFEDDRSELAALKIPVVTVGDLRTWGADDLARATAQSFETPELGGFWVHLDADVLDPSVMPAVDSPDPDGLLPDELTALLGPLVRSPHCVGLNITIYDPDLDPDGTAGALLTDLVVAAFGR
- a CDS encoding VOC family protein, whose product is MEILGTTLRICVDDLEAAVPFYERLSGGPAMRFERGGVQVAAVGCFLLMSGPESELEVLRKVTATLAVENVDEAHQLLTASGAQVLAGPIPTPVGRNLIAVHPDGSVYEYADRRSAG
- a CDS encoding phage holin family protein → MDRLDHLEHLDKHLADELAQVARETIRDELRQQTRKQRRRAALYAASGALALYAGAALALALGLALALALPDWAAALITAVVLGVAAYLLRGAARPSASRPTAEHEAGLAAGRDRVPGGTAPGTPPGGTGPAGYPPVPPVAPGGAAGAPPPAGVDPRQPPHEPPLGR
- a CDS encoding NAD(P)/FAD-dependent oxidoreductase, translated to MSRPRIVIVGAGFAGYRTARTLARLTRGKADITLLNPTDYFLYLPLLPQVAAGILEPRRVTVSLTGTLRQVRLVLGEADDIDLDARTVRYTDPEGGVGTLTYDRLVLAAGSVNKLLPIPGVAEHAHGFRGLPEALYLRDHVTRQVELAAGAEDAKSCDARCTFVVVGAGYTGTEVAAQGQMLTDALVRKQPLRDGVRPRWLLLDLAERVLPEMDEKLSRTADKVLRQRGVDVRTGTSVKEATPDGVLLSDGEFVDTRTLVWCVGVRPDPLAESLGLPMERGRLLVEPTLQVPGRPEVFACGDAAAVPDLTKPGKYTPMTAQHAWRQGKVAAYNVAASLGRGEPRPYRHSDLGFVVDLGGVKAAANPLGVPLSGLAAGAVTRGYHLAAMPGNRVRVAADWLLDAVLPRQGVQLGLVRSWAVPLDTASPELTKRPGRTKPAEAAKKEPAGTVKKETTETAKRTKPGSAKPGRTKPAKATPQKPAKGSEGAS
- a CDS encoding transketolase; translation: MNSRQLTELAQQLRVDSVRASDAAGSGHPTSSMSAAELMAVLLAGHLRYDFERPQHPGNDRFVLSKGHASPLLYSAYKAAGAISESELMTFRKLGSRLEGHPTPRRLPWVETATGSLGQGLPVGVGIALAGKRLDRTGYRVWVLCGDSELAEGSVWEAAEHAAYEHLDNLTAIVDVNRLGQRGPTRHGHDLDAYARRFAAFGWHIVEIDGHDVDAVDRAYGEAASTKGQPTVILARTLKGKGVEAVQDREGLHGKPLKDADEAIAELGGVRDLRVEVPEPPAARMLHAVRTGHLELPRYETGDEVATRNAFGQALTALGTARGDVVALDGEVGDSTRAEFFAKEHPERYFECYIAEQQLVAAAVGLAARGWVPYASTFAAFLTRAHDFIRMASVSGAGINLVGSHAGCAIGQDGPSQMGLEDLAMMRSVHGSTVLYPCDANQTAKLVGAMAGLEGVRYLRTSRGESPVLYSPTEEFPVGGSKVLRASDTDRLTVVAAGVTVPEALKAAEALDAEGIQVRVIDLYSVKPVDRRTLREAAERTGCVLTVEDHHEEGGLGDAVLDAFLDGRPVPRLVRLAVRTMPGSASPEEQLREAGIDAEAIAVAGRLLVEHAIAP